A single window of Chitinophaga sp. XS-30 DNA harbors:
- a CDS encoding fumarylacetoacetate hydrolase family protein, whose translation MKIICVGRNYAKHAEELKNEVPSEPVIFMKPKNALLQNNHPFYYPEFTDNLHYECELVLRISKNGKHIQERFASKYYDSISVGIDFTARDLQEKQKAKGLPWEIAKSFDNSAVVGKFIPIEEGTDLKDLNFCLYKNKEIVQQGNTGDLLFSFDKLIAHISRFFTLNIGDLVFTGTPEGVGPVEIGDSLEAFIENDSLLEFMVK comes from the coding sequence ATGAAAATTATCTGCGTTGGAAGAAACTATGCCAAACATGCAGAAGAACTGAAGAACGAGGTGCCCTCCGAACCCGTGATTTTCATGAAACCAAAGAATGCCCTCCTGCAAAACAACCATCCATTTTATTATCCGGAGTTTACGGATAATCTGCATTATGAATGCGAACTGGTCTTGCGGATATCGAAGAACGGGAAGCACATTCAGGAGCGCTTTGCCTCCAAGTATTATGACAGTATTTCGGTGGGCATCGACTTCACGGCGCGGGATCTCCAGGAAAAACAAAAGGCCAAAGGCCTGCCCTGGGAAATAGCCAAATCGTTCGATAATTCTGCTGTCGTCGGCAAATTCATCCCCATCGAGGAAGGAACGGATCTGAAGGACCTCAATTTCTGTCTTTACAAGAACAAAGAGATCGTACAGCAGGGCAATACCGGCGACCTCCTGTTCTCGTTCGACAAGCTGATCGCCCACATCTCCCGCTTCTTCACCCTCAACATCGGGGACCTGGTCTTCACCGGCACTCCGGAAGGCGTGGGCCCGGTAGAGATCGGAGATTCACTGGAGGCTTTCATTGAGAACGACAGCCTGCTGGAGTTTATGGTGAAGTAG
- the pth gene encoding aminoacyl-tRNA hydrolase: protein MKFLIVGLGNIGAEYQHTRHNIGFDVADALAAKHNAPFNNDRLAEVTTIRWKGRIMVVIKPTTYMNLSGKAVKYWMDKEKITAENMMVIVDELALPLETIRIRPGGSDAGHNGLKSIQESIATNQYPRLRFGIGNDFPKGRQVDYVLGKWSAKEEPVVLQKIGKCVEIIESFATIGLPRTMNNYNNLTFPL from the coding sequence ATGAAATTTCTTATCGTCGGATTAGGGAACATCGGAGCGGAATATCAGCATACCCGTCATAACATCGGTTTCGATGTGGCGGATGCACTCGCCGCAAAGCACAACGCTCCTTTTAACAACGACCGGCTGGCAGAGGTGACCACCATCCGGTGGAAAGGCCGCATCATGGTAGTGATCAAACCCACTACCTATATGAACCTCAGCGGAAAGGCCGTGAAATACTGGATGGACAAGGAAAAGATCACTGCGGAAAACATGATGGTGATCGTGGATGAACTGGCACTGCCGCTGGAAACCATCCGCATCCGCCCCGGTGGCAGCGATGCCGGGCATAATGGCCTCAAAAGCATTCAGGAATCCATCGCTACCAACCAATATCCCCGTTTAAGATTCGGCATCGGCAATGATTTCCCCAAAGGAAGGCAGGTTGACTATGTGCTCGGTAAATGGAGTGCGAAGGAAGAACCGGTCGTTTTGCAGAAGATCGGCAAATGTGTGGAGATCATCGAAAGTTTTGCCACCATCGGACTGCCCAGGACGATGAACAATTATAACAACCTGACTTTTCCATTATAG
- a CDS encoding 50S ribosomal protein L25, producing the protein MKTITIEGELRSEFGKQATRLLRSEQKVPCVIYGGAETVSFSAAATAFKPLVYTPDFQFVEVKVDGKTFRCILKDMQFDVVTDELTHVDFLELVEDKKVVASLPLKTIGQSIGVKSGGKLVIKLKTLKVKALPKDLRENLEVDITNLDLNENLRVSDVIADGIEILNPPRIPVASVVMTRQLKQEEAAAEKEAKKK; encoded by the coding sequence ATGAAAACAATAACCATCGAAGGAGAGCTCAGGAGCGAATTCGGCAAACAAGCCACCCGCCTGCTTCGTTCTGAGCAAAAAGTGCCTTGTGTTATTTACGGGGGTGCAGAGACAGTAAGTTTTTCAGCTGCTGCTACTGCTTTCAAACCACTGGTATATACACCGGACTTCCAGTTCGTTGAAGTAAAAGTAGACGGCAAAACTTTCCGTTGCATTCTGAAAGACATGCAGTTTGACGTTGTAACAGACGAACTGACGCATGTGGACTTCCTCGAACTCGTGGAAGACAAGAAAGTGGTAGCCTCCCTGCCGCTGAAGACCATTGGCCAGTCCATCGGCGTAAAAAGCGGCGGTAAGCTGGTAATAAAGCTGAAAACACTGAAAGTGAAAGCGTTGCCGAAAGATCTGCGCGAAAACCTGGAAGTGGACATTACCAACCTGGACCTGAACGAGAACCTCCGGGTATCGGATGTAATAGCGGACGGTATCGAGATTCTCAATCCTCCCCGTATCCCCGTTGCTTCTGTAGTGATGACGCGTCAGCTGAAGCAGGAAGAAGCGGCTGCCGAAAAGGAAGCCAAGAAAAAATAA
- a CDS encoding ribose-phosphate pyrophosphokinase yields the protein MNPTVKIFTGNSNPALAERIAARYGNPLGKVNIQKFSDGEFQPVFLESIRGDYVFLVQGTNAPADNLMELLLMIDAAKRASAGYITAVIPYFGFARQDRKDKPRVAIGSKLIANLLTAAGANRVITMDLHAPQIQGFFDIPVDHLDSSAIFIPYIENLKLKNLTFASPDVGSTTRVREVASYFSAEMVICDKHRKRANEIASMVVIGDVTDRDIVLIDDICDTAGTLTKSAALLMEKGARSVRAFCTHPVFSGKAYENIENSVLDELVVCDTIPLKHESPKIKVISVADLFAVAIRNMHENKSITSLFVHSQRRLS from the coding sequence ATGAATCCAACTGTAAAAATCTTCACAGGAAACAGCAATCCCGCTCTGGCCGAACGTATCGCAGCCAGGTACGGTAATCCGCTGGGTAAGGTGAATATCCAGAAGTTCAGCGACGGCGAGTTTCAGCCGGTTTTTCTGGAAAGCATCCGCGGGGACTATGTGTTCCTCGTTCAGGGCACCAACGCTCCCGCCGATAACCTTATGGAATTGCTGCTCATGATCGATGCCGCCAAGCGTGCATCGGCAGGGTATATTACAGCGGTGATCCCGTATTTCGGTTTCGCGCGGCAGGACAGGAAAGACAAGCCCCGGGTGGCCATCGGCTCCAAGCTGATCGCCAACCTGCTCACCGCAGCGGGAGCCAACAGGGTGATTACCATGGACTTGCATGCACCGCAGATCCAGGGATTCTTTGATATCCCTGTGGATCATCTGGACAGCTCGGCGATTTTTATCCCCTATATCGAGAATCTGAAGCTTAAAAACCTTACCTTTGCGTCCCCTGACGTGGGTTCTACCACCCGCGTGCGTGAAGTGGCCAGCTATTTCAGTGCTGAAATGGTGATCTGCGACAAGCATCGTAAACGGGCCAATGAAATTGCGTCAATGGTGGTGATAGGGGATGTGACGGACCGGGATATTGTGCTGATAGATGACATCTGCGATACTGCAGGTACCCTCACCAAATCGGCAGCATTGCTGATGGAAAAAGGAGCCAGGAGCGTAAGAGCGTTCTGTACGCACCCGGTCTTCAGTGGCAAGGCTTACGAGAACATTGAAAATTCGGTGCTGGACGAACTGGTGGTATGTGATACCATCCCGCTGAAACACGAAAGTCCCAAGATCAAAGTGATCAGCGTGGCAGACCTTTTCGCCGTAGCCATCCGCAACATGCACGAGAACAAGTCCATTACCAGCCTGTTCGTGCACAGTCAGCGCCGGTTATCATAA
- the radC gene encoding DNA repair protein RadC: MLPPICDWPEEDRPREKLIRNGAKVMTNAELLAILINTGQDNKSAIDLANEILFSAGNNLAELAKMDVRQLMGFRGVGQAKAVTILAAMELARRKQCAVPPGRPVIRNSEDIVSLLRPLMQDQCYESFYTLYLSHANKVLHCSCISTGGFTSTTVDPRMIFQEALCLRATRLILAHNHPSGSLNASRADLRVTNRLIAAGRLLDIEVLDHVIISDTGYMSFRDDGMLGQEA; the protein is encoded by the coding sequence GTGTTACCACCAATCTGTGACTGGCCGGAGGAAGACCGTCCGCGGGAAAAGCTCATCCGGAATGGCGCCAAGGTCATGACCAATGCAGAACTGCTGGCCATCCTGATCAACACCGGCCAGGATAACAAATCAGCCATAGACCTGGCCAACGAGATCCTTTTCAGTGCCGGCAACAACCTGGCTGAGCTGGCCAAAATGGATGTACGGCAGTTGATGGGCTTCAGGGGCGTGGGGCAGGCCAAAGCGGTCACCATTCTGGCAGCCATGGAACTGGCCCGGCGCAAACAATGCGCGGTTCCGCCCGGGCGGCCGGTGATCCGGAACAGCGAAGACATTGTTTCCCTGCTGCGCCCCCTCATGCAAGACCAATGCTACGAAAGCTTCTATACACTGTACCTCAGCCATGCCAATAAAGTGCTGCATTGCAGCTGCATCAGCACCGGCGGCTTTACCTCCACCACCGTAGATCCCAGGATGATCTTCCAGGAAGCGCTCTGCCTCAGGGCCACCCGCCTGATCCTGGCGCACAATCATCCCTCCGGTTCTTTAAATGCCAGCAGAGCGGATCTCCGTGTGACCAACAGGCTCATAGCAGCCGGCAGGCTCCTGGATATCGAGGTCCTGGATCATGTGATCATATCAGATACGGGGTACATGAGCTTCAGAGATGATGGCATGCTTGGGCAGGAAGCCTGA
- a CDS encoding gliding motility-associated C-terminal domain-containing protein: MNRISAQACTQLGQTPQSAFPICGTKALKQASVPLCAGRSIPLPSCNSNTDYRDVNPYWYKFTCYETGTLGFTITPNDLSDDYDWQIFDVTGKALSEVYTNPAIQVAGNWSAIAGATGASSAGTRLMACEGYSEPKWSSMPTLQAGRQYLLMVSHFTQTQSGYELSFGGGTANITDPLAGAFVHAKYHCLDNRITVKLNKKFQCATMAGDGNEFELVGSNVRVIGSMGVNCNSGFDMDSVVLYLQQPLPAGNYKVRVVTGRDGNTMLDACDNPIQAGREVDFTVPVPQAVPFDRISAIGCAPGKIMVYLSSPVLCSSVAPNGSDFRLSGTDAGMAVVNATTFCNNQLTDSIELTLNTPIYHEGDYDIDLVQGSDGNTLISECGLQTPLGDRVSFSTKDTVSAAFSYRVELDCVYDRIFLEHDGARGVTDWQWSFEDNTAAGGRTYEKVYTVFGQKTVQLEVTNGVCSAQHTEQILLDNELKAAFVMSAAVLCPLDMVTFTDQSIGHIVSHRWDFGFGNGSRSVNPNPFRYPIGSREQTYEVRLIVEDDLHCFDTVVQTIKTVPTCRVAVPTAFTPNNDGTNDYLYPLNGYKTADLVFRIYARNGQLVFESHNWLNKWDGTINGSPAPVGTYAWMLEYTDTEFGNRVFQKGVSTLLR, translated from the coding sequence GTGAACCGAATATCGGCTCAGGCCTGCACGCAGTTAGGGCAAACGCCTCAGAGCGCTTTCCCCATCTGCGGCACCAAAGCACTGAAGCAGGCTTCCGTTCCACTTTGCGCGGGAAGGTCCATTCCCCTGCCTTCCTGCAACAGTAATACGGACTACCGGGATGTAAATCCCTACTGGTACAAGTTCACCTGCTACGAAACAGGGACGCTGGGTTTTACCATTACCCCGAACGATCTGAGCGATGATTACGACTGGCAGATATTTGATGTTACCGGTAAAGCCCTTAGCGAGGTCTATACTAATCCCGCCATCCAGGTGGCCGGGAACTGGAGCGCTATAGCCGGCGCTACGGGTGCCTCCAGTGCCGGTACGCGGCTCATGGCCTGTGAGGGATACAGCGAGCCGAAATGGAGCAGCATGCCCACGCTGCAGGCCGGCCGCCAGTACCTGCTGATGGTCAGCCATTTCACGCAAACACAAAGCGGGTACGAACTATCTTTCGGCGGCGGAACGGCCAATATCACTGACCCGCTGGCCGGCGCTTTTGTGCATGCCAAATATCATTGTCTTGATAACCGCATTACCGTAAAGCTCAACAAGAAGTTCCAATGCGCTACTATGGCCGGCGACGGGAACGAGTTCGAACTGGTGGGCAGCAATGTGCGGGTGATAGGCTCCATGGGCGTGAACTGCAATTCCGGTTTTGATATGGATTCTGTTGTGCTGTACCTGCAGCAACCTCTTCCCGCGGGGAACTATAAAGTGCGGGTGGTAACTGGCCGGGACGGCAATACCATGCTGGATGCCTGCGATAATCCCATCCAGGCCGGCCGGGAAGTGGACTTCACCGTGCCCGTTCCCCAGGCGGTGCCGTTTGACAGGATATCCGCCATCGGATGCGCTCCCGGCAAGATCATGGTTTATCTTTCCAGTCCCGTACTGTGCAGCTCCGTGGCGCCCAATGGCAGCGATTTTCGCCTGAGCGGCACAGACGCCGGTATGGCTGTTGTGAATGCCACTACCTTCTGTAATAATCAGCTGACCGACAGTATAGAACTAACGCTGAATACCCCGATCTATCATGAAGGGGATTATGATATTGACCTGGTGCAGGGGAGTGATGGCAATACGCTGATCAGCGAATGCGGTTTGCAGACCCCGCTGGGAGACCGGGTGAGCTTTTCCACGAAGGATACGGTAAGTGCGGCATTCTCTTACCGCGTGGAACTGGATTGTGTGTATGACAGGATATTCCTGGAACATGATGGGGCAAGAGGTGTAACGGACTGGCAATGGTCTTTCGAGGATAATACTGCTGCCGGTGGCAGAACCTATGAGAAGGTGTACACGGTATTCGGCCAAAAGACCGTACAGCTGGAAGTGACCAATGGTGTATGTTCCGCGCAGCATACGGAACAGATACTGCTGGATAATGAGCTGAAGGCTGCTTTCGTCATGTCTGCCGCGGTACTTTGTCCGCTTGATATGGTGACCTTTACGGACCAGAGTATTGGCCATATCGTTTCTCACCGCTGGGATTTTGGTTTCGGCAATGGCTCCCGCAGTGTGAACCCCAACCCCTTCCGTTATCCGATCGGCAGCCGGGAGCAGACTTATGAAGTGCGGCTTATCGTCGAAGACGATCTGCATTGTTTCGATACTGTTGTGCAGACCATTAAAACGGTGCCTACCTGCCGCGTGGCCGTGCCTACCGCTTTCACACCCAACAACGATGGCACGAACGACTACCTGTATCCACTGAATGGTTATAAAACCGCCGATCTCGTTTTCCGTATTTATGCGCGGAACGGGCAACTGGTGTTTGAGTCACATAACTGGCTGAACAAATGGGACGGTACCATCAACGGTTCCCCGGCGCCTGTGGGTACCTACGCCTGGATGCTGGAATATACGGATACGGAATTCGGTAACCGGGTATTCCAAAAAGGTGTATCCACCTTGTTGCGTTAG
- a CDS encoding Gfo/Idh/MocA family protein — MLKIGLFGVGHLGKIHLSQLVTMKDVEVTGYFDPSDANAEGVQTLYGNLKRFTSAEELVMAVDAVDIVAPTTQHYQLCELAIRNGKHVFVEKPMTNTMDEAKLLVKLVEEANIKFQVGHVERFNPAFLALKGYDLKPMFIEVHRLAEFNPRGTDVSVILDLMIHDIDIVLSIVKSSISRISASGVAVMSDTPDIANVRIEFHNGCVANLTSSRISLKKMRKMRLFQKDAYIGIDFLDKKTEIIKLKEPEDEGLFTLDIATNAGKKTIAIDNPEIKQSNAIRMELELFRDSILENKPVAVNVIDGFQALEAAHQILQKIGRGQSA; from the coding sequence ATGCTAAAAATCGGCTTGTTCGGTGTTGGTCATTTAGGAAAGATCCATTTATCCCAGCTTGTTACCATGAAAGATGTGGAAGTTACCGGCTATTTCGACCCGAGTGACGCCAATGCCGAAGGAGTACAAACATTATATGGCAACCTGAAACGGTTCACTTCCGCGGAAGAACTGGTGATGGCCGTGGATGCCGTTGACATCGTGGCGCCGACCACGCAACATTATCAGTTGTGCGAACTGGCGATCCGGAACGGGAAACATGTATTCGTGGAAAAACCCATGACCAATACCATGGACGAGGCAAAGCTGCTGGTAAAACTGGTGGAGGAAGCCAATATCAAATTCCAGGTGGGGCATGTGGAACGGTTCAACCCGGCATTCCTGGCGCTGAAAGGTTATGATCTGAAGCCCATGTTCATCGAAGTTCACCGCCTGGCGGAATTCAACCCGCGGGGAACGGATGTCAGCGTGATCCTGGACCTGATGATCCACGACATCGACATCGTGCTGAGCATCGTGAAATCAAGCATCAGCCGCATCTCCGCCAGCGGCGTTGCCGTGATGAGCGACACCCCTGATATTGCCAATGTGCGCATCGAATTCCATAACGGCTGTGTAGCCAACCTCACATCCAGCCGTATCTCCCTTAAAAAAATGCGCAAGATGCGCCTTTTCCAGAAAGATGCCTACATCGGTATCGACTTCCTGGACAAGAAAACGGAGATCATCAAACTGAAGGAACCGGAAGACGAAGGTTTATTCACACTCGATATCGCCACAAATGCCGGTAAAAAGACCATTGCGATCGATAATCCGGAGATCAAGCAATCCAATGCCATCCGTATGGAGCTGGAGCTTTTCCGGGACAGCATACTGGAGAACAAACCGGTTGCCGTAAATGTGATCGACGGGTTCCAGGCGCTGGAAGCGGCCCATCAGATATTGCAAAAGATCGGGAGGGGACAGTCAGCGTAA
- a CDS encoding 2-C-methyl-D-erythritol 4-phosphate cytidylyltransferase codes for MPSPAKIAIIVAGGSGSRMGSTTPKQFLELNGKPVLHYTIRAFMEAYEDMHIVLVVPPAHRGSIGAVLAAFGRPPSVTIAEGGETRFHSVKNGLQFVKQDAVVFVHDGVRPLVSPALIRTCYEQALLKGSAIPAIPLKDSIREVDTVGNNAADRTRFRIIQTPQTFLSGLLIPAFDQPYDPLFTDEATVVERSGHAVHLVEGEEQNIKITRPQDLVIASAFLNDSLR; via the coding sequence ATGCCATCTCCCGCAAAAATAGCCATCATCGTAGCCGGCGGTTCCGGATCAAGAATGGGCAGTACTACGCCCAAACAGTTCCTGGAGCTGAATGGCAAACCCGTGCTGCATTATACGATCCGGGCCTTTATGGAGGCTTATGAAGATATGCATATCGTGCTGGTGGTACCGCCCGCGCACCGGGGGAGCATTGGCGCTGTGCTGGCTGCTTTCGGCCGGCCGCCTTCCGTCACTATAGCGGAAGGAGGGGAAACACGTTTCCACTCCGTAAAGAACGGATTGCAATTCGTCAAACAGGATGCGGTGGTATTTGTACATGATGGCGTACGCCCGCTCGTATCTCCCGCGTTGATCCGTACCTGTTATGAACAGGCGCTGCTGAAAGGAAGCGCCATTCCGGCCATTCCGCTGAAAGACAGCATTCGTGAAGTAGATACTGTGGGGAACAATGCCGCGGATCGCACGCGTTTCCGCATTATCCAGACGCCGCAGACCTTCTTGTCGGGTTTGCTGATACCCGCATTCGACCAGCCTTATGATCCCCTGTTCACAGACGAGGCAACCGTAGTGGAACGCTCCGGCCATGCCGTGCATCTGGTGGAAGGCGAGGAGCAGAATATCAAGATCACCAGGCCGCAGGACCTCGTGATCGCATCCGCTTTCCTGAACGATAGCTTACGCTGA
- the queA gene encoding tRNA preQ1(34) S-adenosylmethionine ribosyltransferase-isomerase QueA — translation MKLSQFKFDLPLNLIAQHPSKTRDESRLMVVNRATGKIEHKVFKDILGYFSDKDVMVVNNTKVFPARLYGRKEKTGAKIEVFLLRELNKQNRLWDVIVDPARKIRVGNKLYFGDDESLVAEVIDNTTSRGRTIRFLFEGNDEEFKAVLDSLGETPLPKYIKRKPEDEDKERYQTVYAKFEGAVAAPTAGLHFSRELIKRLEIKGVKFAEVTLHTGLGTFRPIEVEDLSKHKMDAEYFHIDEYAVKIVNKAKEDNRKICAIGTTTVRAVESSVTAQNHLKAAEGWTNTFIHPPYDFSIPNALVTNFHLPKTSLLIMVCAFAGYDLIMEAYQQAIKEKYRFFSYGDAMLII, via the coding sequence ATGAAATTATCACAATTCAAGTTCGATCTCCCGCTGAACCTCATCGCACAGCACCCTTCCAAGACAAGAGACGAGAGCCGCCTGATGGTTGTTAACCGCGCCACCGGCAAAATAGAGCACAAGGTTTTCAAAGATATCCTCGGGTATTTTAGCGATAAGGACGTCATGGTAGTGAACAATACCAAGGTATTTCCCGCAAGACTCTATGGCCGTAAAGAAAAGACCGGTGCGAAGATCGAAGTTTTCCTGCTCCGTGAGCTGAACAAGCAGAACCGTCTGTGGGACGTGATCGTAGACCCGGCGCGCAAGATCAGGGTAGGCAACAAGCTGTATTTCGGAGACGATGAAAGCCTGGTAGCCGAAGTGATCGATAATACCACCTCCCGCGGCCGTACCATCCGCTTCCTGTTCGAAGGGAATGATGAAGAGTTCAAAGCCGTGCTGGACAGCCTGGGAGAAACACCGTTGCCCAAATACATCAAGCGCAAGCCTGAAGATGAAGATAAAGAGCGTTACCAGACCGTTTATGCCAAGTTCGAAGGCGCAGTAGCCGCTCCTACAGCAGGCCTGCATTTCAGCCGGGAGCTTATCAAACGCCTGGAGATCAAAGGTGTGAAATTCGCCGAAGTGACCCTGCATACCGGCCTCGGTACTTTCCGCCCCATTGAAGTGGAAGACCTCAGCAAACACAAGATGGATGCCGAGTATTTCCATATCGACGAATATGCCGTGAAGATCGTGAACAAGGCGAAAGAAGATAACCGCAAGATATGCGCCATCGGCACCACTACCGTACGCGCCGTGGAATCTTCCGTGACCGCGCAGAATCATCTGAAAGCAGCAGAAGGCTGGACGAATACCTTCATCCACCCTCCTTATGATTTCTCCATTCCCAATGCGCTGGTGACCAACTTCCACCTGCCCAAAACCAGCCTCCTGATCATGGTCTGCGCCTTCGCAGGATACGATCTGATCATGGAAGCCTATCAGCAGGCCATCAAAGAGAAGTATCGTTTCTTCAGCTACGGCGATGCCATGCTGATCATCTGA
- a CDS encoding ABC transporter ATP-binding protein produces the protein MSANPLVSIRQLEVTFRTEGETVTAVNNISLNIMPGEILGIVGESGSGKSVTALSLMQLVQAPGRISNGSIIYQPPGAAAIDLAKVPPLQMRKYRGSEIAMIFQEPMTSLNPLHTCGNQVAEAIRLHRKVSTREARKQAIALFGKVRIPHPEQAYDKYPHELSGGQKQRVMIAMAISCGPRLLIADEPTTALDVTVQKTILELLLELQREMGMSVVFITHDLGVMAEIATRVAVMYKGQIVEEGPVQDIFHRPQHPYTRGLLACRPPLEKRLRRLPVVSDFLNSQTGVEEFVNTLELPDAEMDAREAVLSKRPPLLKVEGLSTWFPQRRNILGKVTAWTKAVDNVSFEVREGETLGLVGESGCGKTTLSRTLLRLIEPTAGNIYYKGKDLRTLSMADMREMRKHIQLIFQDPYSSLNPRLTTGQAILEPMQVHGLYGNDRQRKEKVMELLEKVNLRPEHYHRYPHEFSGGQRQRIVIARALAVNPEFIICDESVSALDVSVQAQVLNLLVQLQQEFNFTYIFISHNLSVVHFISDSMMVMNKGRIAEIGLARKVYHQPESGYTRQLIAAIPGR, from the coding sequence TTGAGTGCCAATCCCCTCGTTTCGATCCGCCAGCTGGAAGTCACTTTCCGTACGGAAGGGGAAACTGTTACAGCCGTCAATAACATTTCGCTGAACATTATGCCCGGCGAAATACTGGGCATTGTGGGGGAGTCCGGTTCCGGCAAATCCGTTACTGCGCTGAGCCTGATGCAGCTGGTACAGGCCCCCGGCAGGATCAGCAATGGCAGCATCATCTATCAGCCTCCCGGCGCCGCGGCAATTGACCTGGCGAAAGTTCCCCCGCTGCAGATGCGTAAGTACCGCGGCAGCGAGATCGCCATGATCTTCCAGGAGCCGATGACCTCGCTGAACCCCTTGCATACCTGCGGAAACCAGGTGGCGGAAGCCATCCGGCTGCACAGGAAGGTCAGCACCCGGGAAGCGCGTAAACAGGCTATTGCCCTGTTCGGAAAAGTGCGCATCCCGCACCCTGAGCAGGCCTATGATAAATACCCCCATGAACTTTCCGGCGGTCAGAAACAAAGGGTGATGATCGCCATGGCCATCAGCTGCGGCCCGCGCCTGCTGATCGCCGATGAACCCACCACCGCGCTGGACGTTACCGTGCAGAAGACCATCCTGGAACTGTTGCTGGAATTACAGCGCGAAATGGGGATGAGTGTGGTGTTCATTACCCACGACCTCGGCGTTATGGCCGAGATTGCCACAAGGGTGGCCGTCATGTACAAAGGCCAGATCGTGGAAGAAGGCCCTGTGCAGGATATCTTCCATCGCCCCCAACATCCTTATACGCGTGGGCTGCTGGCCTGCCGCCCGCCGCTGGAGAAACGCCTCCGCCGCCTGCCGGTGGTGAGCGATTTCCTCAACAGCCAAACAGGCGTGGAGGAATTTGTCAACACGCTCGAATTGCCCGACGCGGAAATGGATGCCCGGGAGGCCGTTTTATCCAAACGCCCGCCGCTGCTGAAAGTGGAAGGCCTCAGCACCTGGTTTCCCCAACGGCGGAACATCCTGGGCAAAGTAACGGCATGGACGAAGGCGGTGGACAATGTCAGCTTTGAGGTCAGGGAAGGGGAAACCCTGGGGCTGGTAGGGGAGTCCGGCTGCGGGAAAACCACATTGAGCCGTACCCTGCTCCGCCTCATAGAACCAACTGCCGGTAACATCTACTATAAAGGAAAAGACTTGCGCACCCTGTCCATGGCAGATATGCGGGAGATGCGCAAACACATACAGCTGATCTTCCAGGACCCTTATTCCTCGCTCAATCCCCGCCTCACAACGGGACAGGCCATCCTGGAGCCCATGCAGGTGCACGGGCTGTACGGGAATGACCGTCAAAGGAAAGAAAAGGTCATGGAACTGCTGGAAAAAGTGAACCTGCGCCCGGAGCATTATCACCGCTATCCCCACGAGTTCTCCGGCGGGCAGCGGCAGCGCATCGTGATCGCAAGGGCCCTGGCGGTTAACCCGGAGTTCATTATCTGCGACGAATCTGTATCCGCGCTGGACGTCAGCGTGCAGGCACAGGTGCTGAATCTGCTGGTGCAGCTGCAGCAGGAATTTAATTTCACCTATATCTTCATCTCCCATAACCTGTCCGTTGTGCATTTTATCAGTGACAGCATGATGGTGATGAACAAAGGCAGGATAGCGGAGATCGGGCTGGCACGAAAAGTGTACCATCAACCGGAATCCGGGTACACACGGCAACTAATTGCTGCAATACCAGGGCGTTAG
- a CDS encoding AMP nucleosidase, translating to MKTKEDIVANWLPRYTGEKLENFGSHILLTNFTNYVMMFAQQNNAKIVGLDRPMQCCTAGDITIINFGMGSPGAATVMDLLSAISPKAVLFLGKCGGLKKKNNIGDLILPIAAIRGEGTSNDYFPPEVPALPAFALQKAISTTIREYGCDYWTGTCYSTNRRVWEHDMDFKKYLERIRVMAIDMETATIFSVGFYNKIPTGALLLVSDQPMVPEGVKTEESDKKVTTEYVERHLKIGVDSLQNLIHNHQTVKHLLF from the coding sequence ATGAAAACAAAAGAAGATATAGTAGCGAACTGGCTTCCCCGTTATACCGGCGAGAAGCTGGAGAACTTCGGTTCTCACATCCTCCTGACCAATTTTACCAACTACGTGATGATGTTTGCCCAGCAGAACAATGCCAAGATCGTTGGGCTGGACCGTCCCATGCAATGCTGCACCGCAGGGGATATCACCATCATCAATTTCGGGATGGGCAGCCCCGGCGCCGCAACGGTCATGGACCTGCTCAGCGCCATATCCCCTAAGGCTGTACTGTTCCTGGGCAAATGCGGAGGGCTGAAAAAGAAGAACAACATCGGGGACCTGATATTGCCGATTGCCGCCATCCGCGGGGAAGGCACCTCCAATGATTACTTCCCGCCCGAAGTACCCGCCCTGCCGGCCTTTGCCCTGCAAAAAGCCATCTCCACCACCATCCGCGAATACGGATGCGATTACTGGACCGGCACCTGCTACAGCACGAACCGCAGGGTATGGGAACACGATATGGACTTCAAAAAATACCTGGAACGCATCCGCGTAATGGCCATAGATATGGAAACCGCCACCATTTTCTCTGTAGGCTTCTACAACAAGATCCCCACCGGGGCATTGCTGCTGGTATCCGATCAGCCCATGGTGCCGGAAGGGGTTAAGACCGAGGAAAGCGATAAAAAGGTGACCACGGAATACGTGGAACGTCATCTGAAAATAGGGGTCGATTCCCTGCAGAACCTCATTCACAATCACCAGACCGTTAAACATCTGCTCTTTTGA